Part of the Juglans regia cultivar Chandler chromosome 14, Walnut 2.0, whole genome shotgun sequence genome, gttaaaatcaACTCTCAACCCAAATGAGGGCCTTAATCTATTCTTACTTCCTTTCAACCAACAGACAGATCAATAgaagaatataaaattaaactaaaacaaagCCAAAAATAATAGTATTGCTCCTTGTAGAGTTTTTGTCTAATAAAGCATGTAATTGATTGTCTTTTTCTTCACTTCATATCAGGCAGTGGCACTGATTGGAAACCAACTCCATTAATTGGaattagttttaactttttcctCTGTGTATCTAactatatataactatatatatatatctctctttcAACAGCTTTTTTCAGAAACACTGGTCCTTAATTACTTTGGGTAAAAAATCAACGAGTTATATTTAACCCAttacatattttacaaaatttaacaaacatatatcttttttttttatgaatagcaaacatataaaatttaattgaatCTAAGTAGCAATCCTATAAGTAGTAAGATAGGTACGACCCAATCTTGTATTTCACTATTATAATTgtacttaattaaatatttcccttgtgaaatatataaatataaatagattttgagaaataaataatagaaaaatactttaatcataaaatatttttataaaaataaattcacaaataaacgtgatttaatataatacatcagattataaattatttttactataaataGGTCTAACATATCGCATGAATTAACGTCCAAACAGATAAATGCAAGATTAAGAGCGTaagtcataaaaaataattgagtaGCTAGAAAATGAAAAGGACGTGACAAGTGATTGGCAAAGAAAAACGTAACTACTAGAAAGTTCAAAAGGGAAAGATTACATTAATTATTTGAGAACACTCGATGAAAATGACGACCGTTCAAACCAACGCAGCAAAATTAATCACACGGTTCTAGACAATTAATGTACTCATCACTCAAAACATATATACTGcatcatctttttttctttatagcaTAGATAATGCAgcaacaaaaacagaaactcCGACAGACACCATTACTGCTTGTCCTGTGAATTTCACTGCATCAGAATTAACCACTGTAGAAGTAgtagtagcactggtactgctCTCTGGACTGCCTGCTGTCTTCTTCTTAGCCTTAGGTTTGGTTGGGGCCGGTGCTGGTGCTGGTACCGGAGGCTTTGCGACAAAAATATCCAAAGGAAGAAGCACTTTGTCCACTTGATAAACAGCAAGCTGATTATCAGAATATACTGTACCGCTCACTGAGGCATTGACAAGACCAGTCGAAATGTTTACTTGGTTTCCGACTGAGGTCACATTTAATGGATAATCACCAGGGTTGGTATCTCCTGCCTGCGTTCTCAATGGGTTGCTCACGGTTTGGAAGTTTGCCAGAGAATAATAAGTTGGTAAGGTGTGAAACTGTATGAGCCGGATCTTTTGTTCATCACTGAGAGAATTTAGAGTACCGGATTTGAGGTTTGAAAACGCAGCGTCGGTTGGAGCAAAAAGAGTAAAGCCATTCTTTGTATCGTTGAGCTGCCCTTTGATTTGGTCCGCCACTGCACTCCTCTTTAAGAGGCGGATTAGGATCGTGAACCCGCCAGCCTTTTGGAGGATTTTGGTGACGTCAGGAGGGCCAGGTGGGGTAGGAGCATCAGCAGGCTTAGTTGGAGCATTGGCAGGCTGAGCTGGGGCCAAGGCAGGCAAGGCTGGGGCCTGAGCTGGCTGGCCTAAAGTTGTGGTGCAGTAACAGAGAAAAACAAGTGAGAAGTAGAAGAAAGCTTGATTTCTCATCTTTGTATGCATGGTGGTATGCTTTTCGGTTGGGAAATTTGCAGATGCAAGATTGATATGTAAGTTGCTGGGAGTGATTGATGTGTGCTGAAGGAAGAAGATAATGAGAGGCTTTTATAATGGCTGGGAGAGAGTGAATTTAGGTGAAAGATTACAATTTTTGTTGCAAAACCTCAATTAGATGTTAGCAGCTCATCTTTATATGATTGGTGGGAGAGTGATTGGATAGAATCAGAGATTTTGCCGTTTTAGCAACTAGTTTGCTTGGAAGGACAGCAAAAAACATATGGGATCTTAAAGGTGTCATATTTTAGTTGGTAAAGATGTAAAAGGATTGCTTAGCCTTCGCCTACTAAACTATGAACTTTTGCTTTTAAAAACTCATGCTTTGCATGCTACAAGTCTTTAAGGAGAGTCAGCACACCTGGTCTTCTTCCCTACTCCCACTACAACTCTTGTCTCTCAGGTACTGTGCTTTATATTCTTTCCAGCACTATGATTGCCTGGGAAACGAATGAAGTACAAAGATTATTTtgagttttcagaaaatatgttatttttgggaataattttctaaaaaaagtttttaaaacacTGCAATGTTCACCTCTgtcttctttttctctattttcctttcaaaagacTACCGTCCTCATGAATCTTTTactaactcacaaactattcccTGTACTGTACATCATCTTTTGCATGTTCTAATTCATTGCAAACGAACattattgttcttgttcttgttcttgttcttcaaATAGTTGGTTAGCGTCCATTTGCTTGCGTGTATAAACGAGTTTGAGTACGCCGAGACGTCTATTCTGAGAATAATCCCAAATACTATTATATACACAACAGAGAACAGAGGAAATTATCGAGGAGAGAATCATGGTGTTTTTAGTGAGTCAAGGAAATGTTCAATTACATAATTACATTCAGTGAGTTGTACGGCtacatttggatattgagataacttgagttgagttattacagtaatattttgtggatcccattgaaatgagtttaacttttttaagttgagataggtttaattttttaggttaaaatatataaaataggttgatataagtttaactttttttttagaagtagaAAAAGTAGTGGGTtacatcaataattagtttgagatgagttaagtttaGCTCAATAACCAATCACAATTAATTTAAGTCGATATATGCTGCTTAGTCTCGTTTTGTCATTATCCATGCCTGTTTGGATATAGAGGTGAGatgaaactatctcatctcattattcaactAATAAGTGTTGTTGTCCCTCGTTAAGCATCTGGCATTGAATTTTTTGTGCAGTTTCATTTCTTCAAtgttttcatctaatcattattctATTGTAGGGCTTGATCGGTTCTCCCATTTGGGTTTTTaataactcattttttttaatgaggttttttaatttcttatcaGGGGTTTCAAGTTTTTTGACTAGTACGGACAAAGTTCCGACCAATTTTTAGGGTGCACAAATCTTCTGGATAAGGAATTTTTCATAGGTGCACCTCAgttaattaaatgagaaattctttCCATCCAATTAACCCTAAAGTCTGAAGCAAAATTTTGAACTggcatgtttggataatgagatggaatgaaaatttagtgaataatagttaaatggtttgagttaagatggtttattaggttttggcaaagaataaagaaaaagttgaataaaaaattatagaattaaaaaaataaaattttgtttgaatattattttttaatattatttttgttttgaattttgaaaaatttatttagttttttgtgttttaattgaaagtttgataaagttataatgattaaatgaaaattttaaaattttgaaattgaaaagtattttatatttgaattatattttataagaaaattatgagaagttttgaaatgaaatgtgTTTGGGAAGCTAGATGAGTTGagaacatttcatttcatttcaaaactTCTCGTAATTTTCTTATATGCATAGTTGTAAactggtttgtaaatagtagcaaacttgtttgtaaatagtaatgaaatgatttgtaaataatagtaaatagtttgtaaatagtagtgaaatagtttaagttaagacgttttattagattttaaaaaaaaaaaaaaaaaattgaataaaaatattataaaagttaaaagattgtttgaaaataatttttttaatattattttcgttttgaaatttgaaaaatttgtattgttttttatgttttgtttggaagagaaaaatgtgtattgggggTTTGATGTTAGATAAtgtttagataataattagattaaaaagttaaagatttgaaattgaaagtttgattgatattttggaatgaaattataagaagttttaaaaatatctgaaaatgttctatccaaacgaggcctagaGAGATAGTGATGTATTTTGTTGACGTTTTTGTTTCCTTGGATTTCTAAGGAAGGAAAATATGATATGCTAATCCAAACTTTGTGATATGATTGATGCTTGGGATAGTTCCGGGTCCTTAATTGCCTCTCCCAATTTAGAGCCAAAAGAGAGATGGTTACCAAAAACATTGAATTGaccattttattctttaatatgtaacttttttacttttaactaattatttaaaataaatgctGTAAACTTGAAGGTGAACTAGAGTGCGGGCTAGTAGTAattctcctctcttttctctctagaaTAGAGGTGGAGCAAATTCGTGCTTGGCACGTGAGGCAGTTATAACAGAATTTGGAGTGGCTGGGTGGTGGTCCTAAGGGGGGAAAAGGTATCTGACAAGGTGGTCGTTGAAGGAAGGAAACGTAGCAGGTGGTACACTGAGTGGTACCGACGAGGAAAATGGCGTCGCCGCCCAATATCGGGGTGGTTTGAAGGTGGTTTGTATCACATGCAGAAGGGTTCTCTCCTACACTGCGGTGACCAATCTTTGTAAAAAGCTTTACGGGGTTGGCtctgttaaaaagtttggaagAAAAGATTACGATAGTATATTGATAATGGAAGAGATGGCAGGGAAATGGGAGAAGCTGAAGCTTACGGAGGAAGAGGACCAGGTTTTTGTTGTAGATGAATGTATCTCGAATGAAGTTGAAGACAAAGGTGGGAGGAGCCTTGTGGGGAAGGTACTGACTGAGAGGTCCATAGGAAAAGGAGTTCTGGAGGCTACCATGGCTAAGGTGTGGAGAATCTCCAGGCCTGCATCATTCCGAGAGGTAAGAACGAATGTTTTTGTTATTACCTTTGCAACAAGGGATGATAAACAGAAGATTTGGGATGGGAAACCTTGGTTATTTGACAACTCCCTAATTGTCATTAATCTGTTTGACAGGTTTATCCAACCAGCTGAACTGTCGTTTACAGTAGAGAGATTTTGGGTACAACTTCATGACCTTCCACTTGCTTGTATGAACAAGGAATGTGGGAGACATATAGGGAGTGTGGCCGGGAAGGTTCTTGATGTGGTCACTGGGGAGGATGGATGTGGATGGGGTCAGTACTTACGTGTTAGAGTGGAAGTGGATATAAGAAAGGTATTGGTAAGGGGAAGGGTGATTTCTGTGAAGGGGAAGAATGTGTGGATCCCCTTTAAATACGAAAAATTACctaaaatctgttttgattGTGGGAAATTTTCTCATGATGGTAAGGAATGTGGTAAGAAGGAAGGAACCTCTATGCAAAAACAAGAGCAGTATGGTTTATGGCTTAGAGCAGCTCCTTATGGTAGGAAAAACGTGAGGCCTGGCTTTACTGGAAAAAATGGGGAAGATGACATAAATGAGCCTGTGCAAGTCCCAAGTGATGTAATGGGTGGAAATGATAGCAACATGGGTGGAACAGAATCCTCAATGGCTCCAAATGATGTGGATAAAGGCAGTCAAG contains:
- the LOC108990049 gene encoding fasciclin-like arabinogalactan protein 12, yielding MHTKMRNQAFFYFSLVFLCYCTTTLGQPAQAPALPALAPAQPANAPTKPADAPTPPGPPDVTKILQKAGGFTILIRLLKRSAVADQIKGQLNDTKNGFTLFAPTDAAFSNLKSGTLNSLSDEQKIRLIQFHTLPTYYSLANFQTVSNPLRTQAGDTNPGDYPLNVTSVGNQVNISTGLVNASVSGTVYSDNQLAVYQVDKVLLPLDIFVAKPPVPAPAPAPTKPKAKKKTAGSPESSTSATTTSTVVNSDAVKFTGQAVMVSVGVSVFVAALSML